The nucleotide sequence GTTTCATTGTAGTCTAAGCTTATCTTTAATCTCTAACTAAATATTTCAGTCCAGTCATATCTATCTcttatgttgtttttttcttcgtcagTAAACGAGAATCAATGGACATTGAAGGTGTGGCGAATGGCATAATCCGAGACTCGTGTACGAAACTGCGAGATCTGTTTGTCTCACACCTATATTCTTCTTCAGCGAATTATGTTCGATGGAGTCGTTTGGCAGCATATAACTGTAATTAAGACGAAACTTAAGACAACGATCCATCCATCGTGTGTTACTCTTTACTgatcatacatacatacatacataaactttattaaagtgtcaagGTATTTAGCTAAAAGCTAATTGTGGAcactataaaaaataaaatgaatacaaTGTAAGTATATGtaaaagcattaaaaatatagtcttaaaatatcatcaatatACAAAATGACATCAAtatataaaatttttacaatcaaatagaacaaacaagcaaacagacAATATAGGGCAAACATATAAGCAGCAGTCGAAACATGAATATGAAATTCAAAGAGTTAAATAGTCTAGATAATTTAAATTAGACGAATTAAATAGATTTGAATTATCTAGAATGTTAATCAAGACCACAAACATCAAGACCTTAAACAGTGTTTACAAAGACATTGCTATTCATTCAGAACTCCCTTACAACAGAAACTATAGTAGGCTATACCTACTGATATGAAATTTAACCCAATATGAAGGCGAATGACAAATCAAATTGTATTTACAAAAATTGGTATGATGAGTTACTATTTGGAATACACAAGCGAACGGCGTTAAAACGTCTGCCCTAAAAAACACGTCGATAGAAACCGAATTttaatttatacttttatcTACAAACTGTTCTACCCTTGCTAAAAAAGGTATTAACCAGGTGAACtattgttaaccctttgactcccatcagtgacctagcacaatttctccttacaatatcaatacaatatcaagcatacaggtgacgagaataaacaaaaaaaaaaaaccaaattgagGATCATAATTATTAGCTGTTCTAACATCAAGTTCTCCGAgcaaacatcataagaattgtatggtagacagtaaggagaattgctaataagatcttgggagagAAAGATTCAATAAGATTATGAAAACTTATTCTGGCCATAACAGTACTAAGTAACTTTAAAAAACAATCTGACAAATTGATGTAGCACCAACATACGTAAGAGGAAGCTGAATGACTTAGGgacaattttatatatattgCCTATACAGTCAGAGaatttcaatcattttattAATTACTGTCCTTCAAGTATCCCTGAAAGctgtatcatttttttaattaatgtcCTTCAAGTATCCCTGGAAGCTGTAGAATGAGTGTACCTTTTCTCAATCCCGTTTTGTTCACTCAATATACCTACTGCCTgcttagcaggtaatttagtgttaacaactgggttgaaaacgtaaattagccaccgtaaaggataaaaaagctgacgtttcgagcgttagcccttcgtcagagcgattagaggaattgtgggttgtgtgtggatttatatgtaggaagtggagctacgccattggtgggaatgtggtgacgagaaaacaggaataaattagttgaatgaaaagcgctcgttgattccgtggggattaagggtgccgatttggaatataaatttttgttctagtgttttacggctttccgaactgcctagatgtaaggaaaggccgcaaactgccatatgctgtttagaatgataaggaagattaaagtgtctagcgactggtttggatgcgtccttgtcatttctttccacatcgcgaaggtgttctcggaatcggtcacccaggAGACgctcttaatccccacggaatcaacgagcgcttttcattcaactaatttattcctgttttctcgtcaccacattcccaccaatggcgtagctccacttcctacatataaatccacacacaacccacaattcctctaatcgctctgacgaagggctaacgctcgaaacgtcagcttttttatcctttacggtggctaatttacgttttcaacccagttgttaacactaaattacctgctatactctcccaccgacgcagcaccacagtttctttagaaacttacccctttattctacTGCCTGCTTACATCTGGAAGTTAATGCGTGTTTTAGTTCCACGGAAAAATTGTCAGCAGTGGTTTCTACATCATCAAAGCCGGGAGTAGCATCTTTATTGTTTGCAAGTGGATTTTGCGCATTTTCTGGAATATCATGTTCACCCGGCGAGTCCATCTCAACGGAAACTGATTGCAGTTCATCATAAGCACCAGTTGTTACACGAGTTTGACTTTTTTCTCTGAGTAATTTTGGAGATTCATAACTGGTATGGATAACCATAAGTGCAGCCATAAATAgaccaaaagaggaaaaaatatgcCACACATCATGCCAGTCAAAAAAAGCTAGGAAAATACATTCCTGATTTAGGTCACGTGATTTCTCTGGAGACTTACTCTTGTCAGTGGTTTCTTTGGCAAAGAAAATCCACAGAGCTAAACCATTAAGTGCCAGTATTGTACAGGTATATAACACTTTAGAAACTACTTTAGAACCTACAAGTCTAGCCTTCAGTTCCTCGACACAATCCTCACAGTCTGAAGGACATGACGACTCACACTTTAGACCCGCACAGAAAGATCCTCCGGAAGCAACTACGCTCTCTGCTATACAAAACCACAGAATGGCGTCAGTAAATTCTAATATTTTTTGAGACCAAAGAACAATTAGAACAAGTGGTGTAACTACGAAGCCAGATAAGCAAAAAAGGGTTAATACAAATCTTTTGGTGCAACAGCATGTACAGCATTTACAACACTTGCAGTGACTTTCACAACTTTTAAAGAAAGGTTTACTGCAAACTGCATGCAACTTATTTCTAGCCCACGATGCTATGATTAAAaaccataaaattaaaaagaaaaagaaagggatTTCGAATATTTTGTCTAAACCTGTTTCAGAATGATACATTGttccaaaataattaaaaatcaataatggaactaagaacaaaagaaagagattgGCTGCCTCAACACGACTTTTTGCTTCAACTTCTGTGGTGCACGGCTGCCTTTCAATGCCATTGTAGAGTAAAATAACACTTAAACCAGCAATGACAAACATAAAAGCTGTATCGAATTGAAATGTAAACCTACTTGGACAGAAATGATAAAGTGCAGAAAACATTCCCTGAAAGCACAGAGCCCAGGCAAGTGCGTAACCTATGGAAAAACTATATCTTTTTTTAAGTGCTTCTACGAAAGAGTTCTCATGATCACCAGGTTTCACTTCGGGAACAAGCATCTCTCCGCAATGAAGAGAAATATCCGGACAAGTAAGCAAATGACTTGGTAACTCTCCTTTTTTTGCAGAGCTTGCAAGTTTCTTACATTGAGCAAGTACCTCTGACTCCATGAAGAGAACATTTATAGCTAAAATCAAACCATGAAAGACGTAAACTACATTGCTGACGATTAAATTATAGGGAATATCAGCATAGCGCACTCGATAGCAGAAATCGTTGTAATAACAGTGATCTCTATCACCCTCTTGAATCATTAAATACCAGTTTGCAAAGACAAACTGGAGTGAACCCACCATTAAAACCCAGCCGACAATAAATGTGATGTAAGAGAAAGTTTTGGGACCCTGAATAAACATGTTAATAAACTGCCTAGCTGAGAAAAATTCTCCCCGGTTTACAGAGGGGCATTCTCTAAAACTAAACCATGCCCATCTAGATACATAAATACCTATAAGAATGCAAAACACACACAGTAATATGTACATGGGACGGGTGTATGAATAAGCAAATGATCTTTTTAAAGTTAATGTCACTTTTTTCCTCGCATTAATTGGCGTGTCACCTGAGGCGTTCTTGATTGCGATTCCAATAAACCAACTGGAATTGGAAGCGGTCAAAGGTGGAGTGGAGAACTTGGACAAAGTAATCCGTCCCTTTTTAGCGAACGACAGACGAAGTGACCCTCCCTTATAGTCCACATCGTCAATATTCTCTTTGACATCCTTGCAGTCACGTGATACTTTTAGGTAAGCTGGTACGTCATCAGACTCAGAAGTGACAGTTACGTCAAGTTGTGTCCCTGAAATGTCCTCTGCTGGGGTGAACTGAAAAACAGCTGGATAAGTATCCTTTGCACTCAGTTCGACTTTCACTGGGTCATCCAATTGAATACCTCCCTCTTGTTGCATTTCCGCCATGAAACTGACGCCGGTTGTGCCTGAAAACAATAAGTGCTTTCCCCTAGCCTTACCCTTGGTTGGACAGAAAGGACATCTTTTCCATCCAGCCTCAGAGGTTGATATACCAAGATGGCTAATTAGCAAGGATTCCTCGTCTTCTTCATAGGCAGATACGTGCAGTGAACCTGAAAGCAAACATAAGATGATTCCGAATTTAGTGAAGcgtaaagaaaaaacaatcttGAACAGAAGGAATATAATATAAGTTGCTGAATGCCGTCGATGGTGTGACGGTGTCGTAGTGCAATTTAAATTgaatcagacatggtttgatgctactctggtttacagatttaatgaatgtaaccgaagaagttacaattcatagacccaacgtttcgacactcctgtctagtgcctaCATCAGGGGTAATCTAAACGCtacaacaagaggtccttttatatcatcactaattagctgccttttttctgacgaggtgcAAATAGGCGTGAGGAAGTtagccgccatcatcacgatttaagcGTGGTCGGAATTAATATGCTaggcctccaaacaaaggcgccgattggtggtgataattttagacttatcccacccaattgtatggctagttaggcatgtgtactccgataaagctgaattttcttttttgcaaaagaaaaccgctttctgatgctctttcaaacgtgtgCCAAACTGACGGACTCAAACGTGTActaaactgacgtttggtctgtccgatgtattcgttgtcacagtcgttgcaaggaatagaataaatggcgtcagTTCGCTGTTCTTTATtaacaggatccttaggtttggcaaaaatatgccccaaagtctgaaaaggtttttgagcaactttaacgttgtggctattcaaaattctcttgatgggttccgtaacaccccgAATGTagggaataacagcaaaaccagttcGGAGTCACTGACCACGATGTAATTTAGTGTgcgctgttatcgccggttaaactaattaaaatcctgtagtttggttctGAAGAGTTCATACAGGTTGAATAGCATAaactgtcagaactcaaatatgaaatgataaaagccaatttttaaatgaagaaatgtaaaatggttgccgtgtttacatagcctgatgtaaaaaCGCcggaggttgggagaacacgagataagggtttccagcttatctcgtgttctcccaacctcccgcgtgtttacatcaggctatgtaaacacggaaaccattttacacttcttttataaaataactaatgaaagaggaacgaaaaccgtgtttacatacgctcatgtaaaatagttttatggccagtcagagcgcgcgtactatttgaattataaAAAGAGATTAAAAGGTTGACTGAAggctaatcaaattatgatattggatacgttgttgttgacgtctaTCGTCACAAGATagtcaaatttgtcaaattttagccttttaaaatgttaagAGTATCAACCAGTGTAGTctaaaagctctgtcctactatcctttcaacttaaaatggttaaaatctaagatttattgagctacttatACAAAACGGTCGGAGTatgctcaatgaactaatttgcataatcggctgtcgCGCTAGCAAAATCGCTAAAAGCTTGAAGTCATCACggcgaagaaaattaataagtgcaagatgtttttatatttttctgctgCCAAATATCTTATTAGAAGAAACCAAGTCGAGTTTTCAATGTTCTGGTttggacttgagcaatatcaaccaagaaagagagagtacttttgaccaatttcagaaagctgtctaacgagtgtttttaaataaattatgacgaacctctgaataagcgaatatcaaaattgaaattctcTTTATAAACCTTACATATTACACAGTTTAAGAATGCAAAAAACCTTTTGCTGCATGtggtgtgatacgaggaccgggctttttaacttttgaaattttccatcTCGCAAgcggtcaaaaaagggccttttgcagctttgacttttgagagctctaaaaattttattttaacgtatttccagaaactaatcTGATTCTATTTCCTTGCCGCCAAACATAGATTATTGgacaaagtttgagggaaaactttgttccgatgcgaaatgccctgggccgctcttacagagatcgccacttaaatctataaaccagagtagcatcaaaccatgtctgattgtccacttggttgccatgtgaactttaatatatgaaATTGAATGTTTATTCTGTGACAATTCTTTGGTAACTAAGTCAAGCGTACAGCTGTCCAACATTGAAAAGCTTTGTCATCAAATGGCTTTCACTGCTAAACGTTCTTGATGAGAACCTGGTTTACTCAGTACGGCCAAGATACTCCGGATCCATCAAGTTGACTTGCTGCAGCTTTCTTCAGTTTAGCTTAGCAACATTCATATCATAACTAGGCACAGGTCATCCTATCTAGCTCACTCATCTGTTTACTAAAAGAATGACATATGAATCCTAAACATATGGTAGACTTCGTTAAACTGAAGGAACTCGATTAAAAAAGGTCtgacttagaaaaaaaaactgtctgaCTTAGCTCAGGAGGGAACATGACCGAATGAGAATGAGTGAGAGCAACTCAGAGGAAACCATACAATAAAACAAGTCCGTATTTAAAATGAATCGGTTAAGGACGCAAAGAGAACGCGGCCAAACTAAAAGGTCTATAATCGACAAACAACAGCTCTGCACTTGCGTTTTCAAACTTCGTTCATTTCCTAGCCGTCCTCTTCAAAACAACGACGTGAAGTTGACAAAATTTGCATGAACTGAGAACGGAATCCCCAACGGTAAATGAAAAGTTTCCGTTTAGAACTCAGTGCTGCTTACATACATTATGTCGAAGTTGAGGTGTAACGCCTTAAGAGAAAGCGAACGCCATTTGTAAAATTCTAactaaagatgaaaattcactTCTTAATCGGCATCTTGTGACTGCTGACTGACtttcctgactgcttaaggtcgCTAATTTAAAGTTGAAGCAGACGAGGGTTTTACGCTACTTCTGGCAAAGGAAAGAGATTTTTGCCTCACCTTCTATTGACCATTCATTCCTTTTGGCTCTCAAATACATCAGTCGAGTTGTATCATTCGTCTCTACAAGACAGGTGTGACTCAGATTTCTTGAGGAAGGGAGTTCTCCAGTGAATTTCAGTGCCGGTTGGGCCGTTAAGTTTTGACTCTTCTCTGACTTAATTTCCGCGAAAGTGCATTCTGCAGACAGTTTGGCTTGAGCAGGAATCGCAGAGAGGAGTAAATTCAAAATTGATAGCGTAAAAGCTGGAAGAAAAACCATACTGAGGATCGTAACACGGACAATTCTGTCTTTGTTTTCGCTACCAAGGCTCCTAGCGAGTTGTTCCAAAAGCGATCGTTCGAAAGCGATCTTTCCTTCGTTTGTGTATACCCCAAAACCCCTACTGCTTCCGAGAAAACTCTAGAAGGTGGATTTGACTACATTATCTCATTGCCTGCAAGCATAGTCTAAGCATTTATCTTCGGGTGAATGGTTCATATTGGCAAACAAACGCTTGAGGCAAATTAATAGAATTTCATATGATTACTTCCAATTATAGTTTACATAATCAGTACTTTTATAACTGTTGAAGCGAACTGTGATTGTTTTCGGTCCGCGCAAGAACAATCTGAGAATAAATGCCAAGCGTTCTACTCATActtaaaatgttcaaaacaGGATAACATCACGATTCTGTCTAAAATAAGGTCCAAGAACCTGAAAGAGTCGTCTGAAGCCTCTTCGAAGTTTTATGTAGATTAGTCAGTGTGTTTGTGTGTTCGTTTCCCAGGCGCACTGTGCTGACAACATTTGTTTTGCTCTACCAAAAATCTCGACAAAATTTGTCAATCGCGGGTGcagtgaaaaacagaaatatatttgttaACCACCAAATGTCAGTCACATGGATACACAAATTTAGCAGTACTTGGATCTGGAGATTCAGATTAAACGTAAACTTGAGAGCCATCATAGTGGTATTCTTAATACTGATCGTCATATCTTCCATCTTCACCGTTTGATTGCCGCggaaaactgaattaaatattttggtGGCTTTCTGCCTCAGGGAAGACTCGCATTTAAAAAGCGAcatcaaattttcttgattgacCTATTCTTTCCATTCGTGGCTTGTAAATTGAATATTGGTGAGGCTTGACCAAATTTGGTAAGATAAAAAATCGCCGGGCGAACTTGTCTCACTGAGCTGATAACAGATTTTTTCGCAAAATAACCAGAAATTTGTAAAGTGCGCCTGGGCCCTATTTAGTTATAGCATTATCTCAACGTCTAGAGATTCAATTTCATTTACATTAAACGATATACACTGACCTTATAGACCAAAGACAAACACTGGTAACGAGAACATAATGTACCTGAGGCAATGTTGCAGAAGTTCATCACTCATCGAACAAAGCTCTTTATAACAACATCAATCTTGCCTATACACTGTTATGAATTGTGAATTACaaacatttcatttgttaaCCTGAATTGCATTTACTGAGAGGAAAATGAATATAACAAAGACTGTTGTGAGgtatttagttctttcctaaaGAACCGATATGGGTCTCGGCAGAGACAGAAACAACAAACTACTTGAAGGGTTCTTCATGCGGAAAATTTTTTAGGATTgatatttttgtggttttccTTTCCTTGATTGAAGTTTCAAGCGTGATGTGTCGTTTCATTTCACAAGCACTGCAAAGCCGGGCATTTGCGGATCACACCTCAGTTTACAAAGTAAATCATAAAAAACAAGTCACATAGACTCTGCATTTGAGTTCAGTGAAGAGCAATTATCCAACATCTATTCCTTCCACTTGTATACATTAGTATATACTGAAGCTGTAGATAGCGTCGAAAGCGCGTTCCGATTGGCAAATCAAACTTCGAATATCCTTttctattcacctccgagcaactcGCGTGTGTTTTGagcccgaaaatattgtaacaGTTGCAGGAATAAAGGAGTTGACATCATATTTTTGttctatattatctcactgttttgaTATATaccaatgaagaaatgtaaaatggtttccgtgtttacatagcctgatgtaaacacttgggaggttgggagaacacgagataagcgtaggaaaccacgacgcgaagcggagtggtttccagcttatcgagtgtgtttcaggctatgtaaacacggaaacagttttacatttcttttataaaataactaatgaaggaggaacgaaaaccgtgtttacatatgctcatgtaaaatggttttaaggCCGATTAGAGCgtgcgtactatttgaattattttataaaacaacacCTCAACTCAGTGTCGTTGGctagcggtggatatttaccccGCCGCTTTGCGGTTCGGTATTATCAACCACTAGACACTTCAGCTTCGATGAGCAGTTATTAACTATCGACTTTTAACTCAGTTCGTTCTCCTAAAAAAATTACTAGCATTTAGATTGAATAAAACATATCTCTCaggatgaagaaaattgatcacTGGTGGAGGAAATAGGCATAAAGTGTATGGGAACTTAATTGATATCATAGAACGTGAATTTTCAGTCCACACCATGCTGATTTATTCGCTGTCCTGCCGGTATCCAAATGCCCTCTAAAAAGAAGTTACAGACACAGCAAAGTTACAGACCGAGATTAAATCTCTACCGTCAAGGTGCTAATTAATGAACACAGAGTGTCACCGAATACTGCTATTATCTGAATAAAGCTAACAAATAATATAATTACATATGCATAAATATTCCGGATTTATTATTCAGGCGTGAGAGACTAGCATGTCCTGTATTCATGATGAGTGTTTTCAAAGCGAAGCGAAAGGAGTCAAGAATGAGTGCAGGAAACTGGCCTCGGGGGAGTCAGTCGGTTGTTGACGTCCACGACGGCGACAAAACTACGTTGAACGAAGTATAAGTAGCACTCAACAACCCATTGAATACTACATCGACTTTAACAGTTCagtgaataattattttccaacaACCATTCCTTTACTAGTGTACACTTACGACTACGAACTCCGTCCCTCCTTCCTGAAAGCTCTCTAATTAAACCTAAAGGGCAACTTCTCTCCATTCAAGCCAGCTTTAAGATTCATTAAAACCACCTCCATCATTTTCATTCTTGTGTAGACAGTTGCTGATCCCATATGCGGCGTAATGATAACATTAGGTAGTTTTAATAACG is from Pocillopora verrucosa isolate sample1 chromosome 7, ASM3666991v2, whole genome shotgun sequence and encodes:
- the LOC131792051 gene encoding uncharacterized protein, which produces MVFLPAFTLSILNLLLSAIPAQAKLSAECTFAEIKSEKSQNLTAQPALKFTGELPSSRNLSHTCLVETNDTTRLMYLRAKRNEWSIEGSLHVSAYEEDEESLLISHLGISTSEAGWKRCPFCPTKGKARGKHLLFSGTTGVSFMAEMQQEGGIQLDDPVKVELSAKDTYPAVFQFTPAEDISGTQLDVTVTSESDDVPAYLKVSRDCKDVKENIDDVDYKGGSLRLSFAKKGRITLSKFSTPPLTASNSSWFIGIAIKNASGDTPINARKKVTLTLKRSFAYSYTRPMYILLCVFCILIGIYVSRWAWFSFRECPSVNRGEFFSARQFINMFIQGPKTFSYITFIVGWVLMVGSLQFVFANWYLMIQEGDRDHCYYNDFCYRVRYADIPYNLIVSNVVYVFHGLILAINVLFMESEVLAQCKKLASSAKKGELPSHLLTCPDISLHCGEMLVPEVKPGDHENSFVEALKKRYSFSIGYALAWALCFQGMFSALYHFCPSRFTFQFDTAFMFVIAGLSVILLYNGIERQPCTTEVEAKSRVEAANLFLLFLVPLLIFNYFGTMYHSETGLDKIFEIPFFFFLILWFLIIASWARNKLHAVCSKPFFKSCESHCKCCKCCTCCCTKRFVLTLFCLSGFVVTPLVLIVLWSQKILEFTDAILWFCIAESVVASGGSFCAGLKCESSCPSDCEDCVEELKARLVGSKVVSKVLYTCTILALNGLALWIFFAKETTDKSKSPEKSRDLNQECIFLAFFDWHDVWHIFSSFGLFMAALMVIHTSYESPKLLREKSQTRVTTGAYDELQSVSVEMDSPGEHDIPENAQNPLANNKDATPGFDDVETTADNFSVELKHALTSRCKQAVE